Proteins co-encoded in one Pirellulales bacterium genomic window:
- the ccsA gene encoding cytochrome c biogenesis protein CcsA — protein sequence MASDLLQQRHASAERESTETSLPRVVADALRPLASLKITVVLMAMAIFLILAGTLAQIDKDIWQVMAEYFRTPVAQIDLRVFFPRSWSVPAVTFPFPGGFLIGGAMLVNLLAAHLLRFKIQARGGRLGAGLTVVAVGAALTWLVIASGSNPNGLQDSPIVSWSTLWAGLKLGLAALWLGTLYLLLKIEPTRRVERVALAILAAGLGGLVVWLYMRSSVELGESSLRILWQLLKGGLAGVVLLAGCVLLFRKRAGVVLLHGGIALMMINELVVYGLHSEALMQIKEGETVNYAQDIRTVELAVVDPTDPQEDDVVVVPKSYMTEGAKISDEQLPFDIEVVRYLPNSTLRETKPDEQNPADAGTGLKFAAQEVRPGTGTDNDSKVDMPAAYVRILDKQHDDKPLGTYLVGILQSFRGVPEHVTVDGKTYDMSLRFKRDYKPYSMHLIDGRFDKYMGTDKPSNYSSDLRLVDATRQVDRKVHIWMNNPLRYAGETFYQSQMDVDPATGREFTGLSVVANTGWMIPYVACMIVATGLLAHFCIVLMRFLKRPRGEQVADRRWSWTDLAVPFFVVATALAFTYSSIRPPRTAVGQMNFDAFGRLPVMYEGRMKPLDTLARNSLRALSDSETFVDELGKRQPAVKWLLDVISDAPEATKYNVVRIQNLEVLDIFGLTRREGYRYAIDELRKNIAEFDKQVKVAQDTLPAERSVYQKKLLELESRLRIYLTLDTAFEQLNVPKERLSPEVMQELVRRQGQMFRAMHVPLAIPPDSGQGDWRPYALAWTELLAQASAGDQPSPATLSFAKILLAYGQNDASAFNKAVSHYESGLETDTPDGLNLNRIDFEAFFNRARLFFWAKWLYVVAFALAALAWLGWGKPLNRAAFALIAFTFVLHTTALVSRIYISGRPPVTNLYSAAIFVGWGGVLLGLVLEGVYRLGIGNIIAGVAGFATLLIADGLASDGGDTFIVLQAVLDTQFWLATHVTCITFGYATTFVAGLLGALYIVGGVLTPSLSKQRATDLARMIYGVVCFSIFFSFVGTVLGGLWADDSWGRFWGWDPKENGALIIVLWNALVLHARWDGMIKERGLAVLAVLGNIAVAWSAFGVNQLSVGLHSYGFTEGIALALVLFVASQLAIVGLAMVPRSKWWSSRAAGKATA from the coding sequence ATGGCAAGCGACCTCTTGCAACAACGGCACGCGTCGGCGGAACGAGAGTCGACCGAGACTTCGCTGCCCCGCGTGGTGGCCGACGCCTTGCGACCACTCGCATCGCTGAAAATCACCGTCGTGCTCATGGCGATGGCGATTTTTTTGATTCTGGCCGGCACGCTGGCCCAAATCGACAAGGACATCTGGCAGGTAATGGCGGAGTACTTCCGCACTCCGGTGGCTCAGATCGATCTGCGTGTTTTCTTCCCCCGATCGTGGAGCGTGCCGGCGGTAACATTTCCTTTCCCCGGTGGATTTTTGATCGGCGGGGCGATGCTTGTGAATCTACTGGCGGCGCATTTGCTTCGATTCAAGATTCAAGCTCGCGGTGGACGCCTAGGGGCCGGCCTGACCGTAGTGGCCGTGGGAGCGGCGCTGACTTGGCTGGTGATCGCCAGCGGATCGAATCCCAACGGTTTGCAAGATTCCCCCATAGTTTCTTGGTCGACCCTATGGGCTGGGTTAAAGCTGGGGCTGGCCGCGCTTTGGCTGGGCACGCTGTACCTACTGTTGAAGATCGAGCCGACGCGTCGCGTCGAACGAGTGGCGCTGGCGATTTTAGCGGCCGGATTGGGCGGACTGGTCGTTTGGCTCTACATGCGCAGCAGCGTTGAACTCGGCGAATCCTCTTTGCGCATTCTCTGGCAACTGCTCAAGGGGGGATTGGCCGGCGTAGTGCTTTTAGCCGGTTGCGTATTGTTGTTCCGCAAACGGGCCGGCGTCGTGCTGCTGCACGGCGGCATCGCCCTGATGATGATCAACGAACTGGTCGTCTACGGTTTGCACTCCGAAGCTCTCATGCAGATCAAAGAGGGAGAAACCGTCAACTACGCGCAGGATATTCGCACCGTCGAATTGGCGGTGGTCGATCCCACCGACCCTCAGGAAGACGACGTGGTAGTCGTGCCCAAGTCGTATATGACCGAAGGGGCCAAGATCAGTGATGAGCAACTGCCGTTCGATATCGAAGTCGTACGCTATCTGCCGAATTCAACACTCCGTGAAACTAAGCCTGATGAACAGAATCCGGCCGACGCCGGAACCGGCTTGAAGTTCGCTGCGCAAGAAGTGCGGCCGGGAACGGGCACCGACAACGACAGCAAAGTCGACATGCCCGCCGCCTATGTGCGGATCCTGGACAAACAACACGACGACAAGCCTCTGGGTACCTATCTTGTCGGCATCCTGCAATCATTTCGCGGCGTACCCGAGCACGTGACGGTCGACGGCAAGACGTACGACATGTCACTGCGATTCAAGCGGGATTACAAGCCCTACTCGATGCACCTAATCGACGGTCGCTTCGACAAATACATGGGCACCGACAAGCCCAGTAACTATTCATCGGATCTGCGGCTAGTCGACGCCACGCGCCAGGTGGACCGCAAGGTTCATATCTGGATGAACAATCCGCTGCGTTACGCCGGCGAGACGTTCTATCAATCGCAAATGGACGTCGATCCGGCCACCGGGCGCGAATTCACCGGCCTGAGCGTCGTCGCCAACACAGGCTGGATGATTCCCTATGTGGCCTGCATGATCGTGGCTACGGGGCTGCTCGCGCATTTCTGCATCGTGCTGATGCGCTTTCTCAAACGGCCCCGCGGAGAACAGGTCGCCGATCGCCGCTGGTCGTGGACAGATCTGGCAGTGCCATTTTTCGTCGTAGCTACTGCGCTGGCCTTTACATACTCGTCGATCCGGCCGCCACGCACGGCGGTAGGTCAGATGAATTTCGACGCCTTCGGACGTTTGCCCGTGATGTACGAAGGGCGCATGAAGCCCCTCGACACGTTGGCGCGCAACAGCTTGCGCGCGTTGTCCGACTCCGAAACATTTGTCGATGAACTCGGCAAGCGACAGCCAGCGGTGAAGTGGCTGTTGGACGTCATCTCGGACGCTCCGGAAGCGACGAAATATAACGTCGTGCGAATTCAGAACTTGGAAGTGCTCGACATCTTCGGTCTAACGCGGCGCGAGGGATATCGCTACGCGATCGACGAGTTGCGCAAGAACATTGCCGAGTTCGACAAGCAGGTTAAGGTAGCACAGGATACACTCCCAGCAGAGCGCAGCGTCTACCAGAAGAAGCTTCTCGAGTTGGAAAGCCGCCTGCGGATTTATTTGACGCTCGATACGGCTTTCGAGCAGCTCAATGTGCCCAAGGAGCGGCTGTCGCCCGAGGTCATGCAGGAACTGGTGCGACGACAAGGGCAGATGTTCCGCGCTATGCACGTGCCGCTTGCGATACCGCCGGATTCAGGACAGGGAGACTGGCGCCCCTATGCCTTGGCGTGGACCGAATTGTTGGCGCAAGCCAGCGCTGGTGATCAGCCAAGTCCTGCGACACTCTCGTTTGCCAAGATTTTGCTGGCCTACGGCCAAAACGATGCCTCGGCATTTAACAAGGCCGTCTCGCACTACGAATCCGGTCTTGAGACCGATACGCCCGATGGCCTTAACCTGAACAGAATTGACTTCGAAGCATTCTTCAACCGCGCCCGGCTCTTCTTTTGGGCCAAGTGGTTGTACGTTGTTGCGTTTGCCTTGGCCGCGCTAGCGTGGCTGGGTTGGGGCAAGCCACTCAATCGGGCGGCATTTGCGCTGATCGCCTTCACATTTGTGCTGCACACCACAGCGCTCGTTTCGCGAATTTACATCTCCGGACGACCGCCCGTGACGAATTTGTACTCCGCCGCCATCTTTGTCGGTTGGGGAGGAGTATTGTTGGGCTTGGTGTTGGAAGGGGTGTATCGCCTGGGGATTGGGAACATCATCGCCGGCGTAGCTGGCTTTGCCACGTTGTTGATCGCCGACGGCCTGGCATCCGACGGCGGAGACACATTCATCGTGCTGCAGGCGGTTCTCGATACCCAGTTCTGGCTTGCCACGCATGTGACGTGCATCACATTCGGCTATGCGACGACGTTCGTCGCAGGCTTGTTGGGCGCGCTGTATATCGTTGGCGGAGTCCTGACGCCCTCACTGTCCAAGCAGCGGGCCACTGATTTGGCGCGGATGATTTATGGCGTGGTGTGCTTCTCGATCTTCTTCAGTTTCGTCGGCACGGTTCTGGGTGGGCTGTGGGCCGACGATTCGTGGGGGCGCTTTTGGGGATGGGATCCCAAAGAAAATGGTGCGCTGATCATCGTCCTTTGGAACGCCCTTGTATTGCACGCCCGCTGGGACGGCATGATCAAGGAACGCGGCCTGGCAGTGCTGGCGGTGCTCGGCAATATTGCCGT
- a CDS encoding OmpA family protein yields MGWSRQLSIFALLGLMAIAPGCQWSSPGQLSSAQMQSRVLTEQNQAQLQEIENLKAHNRTIENKLIQAEEELAEFDQRLGVDRRQLANYQKERRKLRGQVDSLVEGARSDKSSRDLQLADLSRRYDWLAYDPEMGVSRFDIDVLFDSGEAELRSDARTSLDELAHFLKSPEASELRIMVVGHTDSRQIAKRPTRDKYPDNWHLSAARALAVADYLRNKGVRDEQIGVAGYGHHQPISTNADSEDRHSNRRVEVFVMGPETPVVGWTETTTSVY; encoded by the coding sequence ATGGGCTGGTCCCGTCAACTATCGATCTTTGCCCTACTGGGCTTGATGGCGATTGCGCCTGGGTGCCAGTGGAGCTCGCCTGGGCAGCTTTCCTCTGCTCAGATGCAGAGCCGGGTGCTCACCGAGCAGAACCAAGCCCAATTACAAGAGATCGAGAATCTCAAGGCGCACAATCGCACTATCGAGAACAAGCTGATCCAGGCCGAGGAGGAATTGGCCGAATTCGATCAGCGTCTAGGAGTCGACCGCCGGCAGCTCGCCAACTATCAGAAAGAACGCCGGAAGCTTCGCGGTCAGGTTGATTCACTCGTTGAAGGCGCGCGGAGCGACAAATCGTCACGCGACCTGCAACTGGCCGACCTATCGCGACGCTACGACTGGCTCGCTTACGATCCGGAAATGGGCGTCAGTCGTTTCGACATCGACGTGCTTTTCGACAGCGGTGAGGCCGAACTACGGTCCGACGCGCGGACCTCATTGGACGAACTCGCACACTTTCTCAAGTCGCCCGAGGCTAGCGAGCTGCGAATTATGGTTGTCGGCCATACCGATAGCCGACAGATTGCCAAGCGACCAACCCGAGACAAATATCCCGATAATTGGCATCTCAGCGCCGCGCGGGCCCTGGCCGTGGCTGATTACCTACGTAACAAAGGCGTGCGCGACGAACAGATCGGGGTTGCAGGCTACGGCCACCACCAGCCGATCTCGACAAACGCGGATTCCGAAGACCGGCATTCCAATCGCCGGGTCGAAGTCTTTGTGATGGGCCCGGAAACCCCTGTGGTCGGCTGGACCGAGACAACGACGAGCGTTTATTGA
- a CDS encoding helix-turn-helix domain-containing protein has protein sequence MTRKFVTLAEAAEQLGMSPDEVNELRQQGHLYGYRDGTSWKFKPEDVDRVAENRSSGAASDMSGEVFLGDSHEISEVPLDLPIDPDDADDSGDDVVLLSEFELGSSGPSASATVIGQPGLPLSSFDSDVKLVSSDDASAGASKTMIGLPGTPLSPGESAVKLETAGFEDASTSRTIIGTPGLPLGPEDSTIRVQSGSASPDSPSSTVIGKPGQGVASDESEIKLSAFEDSNFDLGTISPPAAGSSRIIEPPPVGGSTVFAGEALPVDPVVDSGITLANEYSDDDFVLGGPGSDITLSPGDSGISLVDPADSGLSLDAPIELRSAGADPSFEVAESGEDLGGATEFDSDDVMDLKTSDEFLLTPMAPEGEESSEDSGSQVIAVDSESPFEATDSSMFASAEGGMSTMLEEDVGAGGGLSEGGLGGPAPAFAAASGTAPVMTVETPYPIWVVLLLGMCLLFMSLCGMMMYDLVRNMWSWNGPLPVNSTIMDAIMNLFG, from the coding sequence ATGACCCGCAAGTTTGTCACGTTGGCCGAAGCTGCCGAACAGTTGGGGATGAGCCCCGACGAAGTCAATGAACTGCGGCAGCAGGGACATTTGTACGGTTACCGTGATGGCACGAGTTGGAAGTTTAAGCCCGAGGACGTTGATCGGGTTGCGGAGAATCGTTCGTCCGGCGCGGCCTCGGACATGTCAGGAGAGGTTTTTCTGGGAGACTCGCACGAGATCAGCGAAGTCCCGCTGGACCTGCCGATCGATCCGGACGATGCCGACGACTCGGGCGACGATGTGGTGCTTTTGAGTGAATTCGAGCTTGGAAGTTCGGGTCCCAGCGCCTCGGCGACCGTAATTGGACAGCCGGGCCTACCTCTTTCTTCGTTCGATAGCGACGTGAAACTGGTGTCATCCGACGATGCGTCGGCCGGCGCCTCGAAAACAATGATCGGTTTGCCAGGAACACCGCTTTCGCCAGGCGAGAGCGCGGTGAAACTGGAGACCGCCGGCTTTGAGGACGCGAGCACTTCCCGCACAATTATTGGAACGCCGGGTCTACCTCTGGGTCCCGAGGATAGCACGATTCGTGTGCAATCAGGGAGCGCCAGTCCTGACAGTCCCTCGAGCACAGTGATTGGCAAACCCGGTCAGGGCGTGGCGTCGGACGAAAGCGAAATCAAACTTAGTGCCTTTGAGGACAGCAACTTTGACCTGGGAACCATCAGCCCCCCTGCCGCGGGCAGCAGTCGCATTATCGAACCGCCGCCCGTCGGAGGGTCGACAGTTTTCGCCGGCGAAGCGCTGCCGGTCGATCCGGTCGTCGACTCGGGCATTACCTTGGCGAACGAGTATTCGGACGACGATTTTGTGCTCGGCGGCCCCGGCAGTGACATCACCCTTAGCCCTGGAGACAGCGGCATCTCGTTGGTCGATCCAGCGGACAGCGGGTTGTCGTTGGACGCGCCGATCGAGTTGCGTTCGGCCGGAGCCGACCCATCGTTTGAAGTAGCAGAGTCGGGTGAGGATCTCGGTGGGGCCACCGAGTTCGATTCCGATGATGTAATGGATCTGAAGACCAGCGACGAGTTTTTGTTGACGCCCATGGCGCCGGAGGGAGAAGAGTCCTCGGAAGACAGTGGGTCACAAGTAATCGCCGTCGACTCGGAAAGCCCCTTCGAGGCGACCGACTCTAGCATGTTCGCCTCAGCCGAAGGGGGCATGTCGACCATGCTCGAGGAGGATGTCGGTGCAGGAGGGGGGTTGTCCGAAGGAGGCTTGGGAGGACCGGCACCCGCGTTTGCCGCCGCCAGCGGGACAGCGCCGGTCATGACCGTCGAAACGCCTTATCCTATCTGGGTCGTATTGCTGCTTGGCATGTGCCTGCTGTTCATGTCGTTGTGCGGAATGATGATGTACGACCTGGTGCGAAACATGTGGAGTTGGAATGGTCCGCTTCCGGTCAACAGCACGATCATGGACGCAATCATGAATTTGTTTGGCTAA
- a CDS encoding 7-cyano-7-deazaguanine synthase: protein MQHATRTADIGLLVSGGLDSAILLAHLIDAGRRVQPFYVRSHLTWEQTERAWLQKYLRALNRPSLSPLVTLDLPLDDVYGVHWSTTGKAVPGADTPDEAVYLPGRNALLLIKAVIWCQLRGIGELALAPLGSNPFPDATDQFFAEFESALNRATDSQLRIVRPFATFSKRQVMELGRGYPLELTFSCIAPVDGIHCGECNKCEERRQAFLNSGLPDPTQYARGRVLK, encoded by the coding sequence ATGCAGCACGCCACGCGCACCGCCGACATAGGCTTGCTGGTGAGCGGTGGGCTCGATAGCGCGATCCTACTTGCACATTTGATTGATGCTGGGCGTCGAGTGCAGCCGTTCTACGTTCGTTCTCATTTGACTTGGGAACAGACCGAACGGGCGTGGCTCCAGAAGTACTTGCGGGCATTGAATCGGCCAAGCTTGTCGCCCCTAGTGACGCTAGATTTGCCTCTCGACGATGTGTACGGAGTGCATTGGAGCACTACCGGCAAGGCCGTTCCGGGGGCCGACACGCCGGACGAGGCCGTGTATCTGCCAGGCAGAAACGCGCTGTTGCTCATCAAGGCAGTCATCTGGTGCCAGCTGCGCGGTATTGGCGAGCTTGCGCTTGCCCCGTTGGGGTCGAATCCGTTTCCCGATGCCACGGACCAATTCTTTGCAGAGTTTGAATCTGCCTTAAACCGTGCAACCGACAGCCAACTGCGCATCGTACGGCCCTTTGCCACCTTTTCCAAACGCCAAGTTATGGAATTGGGGCGAGGTTACCCGTTGGAATTGACATTCTCCTGCATCGCGCCTGTCGACGGAATTCATTGTGGAGAATGCAACAAGTGCGAAGAACGCCGGCAGGCTTTTCTGAATTCCGGGCTGCCTGACCCGACGCAGTACGCACGAGGACGTGTATTGAAATAA
- a CDS encoding 6-carboxytetrahydropterin synthase: MFRVTREIDFCYGHRLLNYDGKCKNLHGHNGRAVIVLEGAALDDRGMLLDFSDIKQVVSRWIDDQLDHRMLLHRDDPVVPLLREVGEPLYLLDENPTAENIAKLIFEFTAAQGFPIVEAHLWETPHCFATYRR, translated from the coding sequence ATGTTCCGCGTCACACGCGAAATCGACTTCTGCTATGGGCACCGGTTGCTCAATTACGATGGGAAGTGCAAGAACCTGCACGGGCACAATGGCCGAGCGGTTATCGTGCTCGAAGGTGCCGCGCTCGACGATCGTGGCATGCTGTTGGATTTCTCCGACATCAAGCAAGTAGTAAGCCGCTGGATCGACGATCAGTTAGACCATCGTATGTTGCTGCATCGTGATGACCCGGTGGTGCCATTGTTGCGCGAGGTGGGAGAACCACTCTATCTACTCGACGAAAACCCCACGGCCGAGAACATTGCCAAATTGATTTTCGAGTTTACCGCCGCGCAGGGATTTCCAATTGTCGAAGCGCACCTGTGGGAAACGCCGCACTGTTTCGCGACATATCGCCGCTGA